One Pseudomonas syringae CC1557 genomic window, TCTGAATCTTGGACTGTAAGGTTTGCATCGTGAACGGCTTGGCCAAAATCGGCGCCTTGGCGGCAATCGGGCTGCCCGATTCCAGAATTTCTGCCGGATAGCCACTGATAAAGATCACTTTCAATTCAGGACGCAGCATGACTGCGGGCTCGGCGATCTGCACGCCCGAGATGCCGCCCGGCAATCTGTAATCGGTGATCATCAGGTCCAGATGAGGCTTGGTGGCCAGAATCTCGAATGCCTGCTCACCGTTTTCCGCCTGGAGGACGCGATAGCCCACACCTGACAGATAGTCGGCC contains:
- a CDS encoding response regulator, with protein sequence MSADAENVVLIVEDEPLILMLLADYLSGVGYRVLQAENGEQAFEILATKPHLDLMITDYRLPGGISGVQIAEPAVMLRPELKVIFISGYPAEILESGSPIAAKAPILAKPFTMQTLQSKIQSLLA